Proteins from a genomic interval of Blastopirellula retiformator:
- a CDS encoding FtsX-like permease family protein, translated as MSLILRLFLAHARQQKVRLALTLTAMIAAIGVVLWVVSAYEKIASKFEDQTANFVGAYEVFVIPTELDDQLSPELLTALENDRMIAAVNPVAQFRMSIRRVGPPPEGAGPPGRGMGRMGPTIVGTNSLEPRYELSDGRWLKEDATDEAVISSGIAKTLTVRPGDSIEIVDKEKRPSSFTVVGVVEQVDDVEFAMMRTKGGAPGGTNRGPASLATYIPMSAVEPLTGSAPAINLAELRLDAALKMDKLEQKVASVADNAELLRPADIQAKIAGGFEAEGARKQAYFVTALSILASAFIIFTTLSMGVNERARQLAVLRAVGLRRMQVASLVVTEALALALFGWLGGLLGGWLLLQALASATPQLFPDGVALGGASVLLTGCCSLFGALLASIFPIWKATRISPLEAMAPLQVAPGGFRSYGAIGLVSLLLIAINPLLVYLPGLPETLRFALVLLVGAPATIVGFILLAPLFVLVVEKIFSPVVATVMRLQNNLVQTQLSANMWRSAGIAASLMLGLGLYTATQVWGWSMLSGFLPGRWTPDVIVKFDPGLPVETVEKVRQTEGVLADQFLSVAVEQTKLVGDPLKSREKDSAVRQDNVCLIGLDAAAGLGGDSPLFRLEFVQGTREEAIAKLQQGRYCILPDTFQRLAGLNVGDKVGFIPPSDPDNPVEYEIAGIAAMPGSNWITKTTGLRRNSVRTAGLAFASERQVRDDFKLPNREFFWLNVASGVTAEQLQERLQTLVASSRGGGRPNGETGPGREAAARGESTRQPPVAAAAGPPARGPGRGRGRGGRDGPVQVSSIKDVRDSMRSRAGAAINAMGWLPLITLVVVSLGIVNTIAASVRARRWEFGVLRAVGLKRFGLSRLVLSEALLIGAVASLLSLAFGVVVGWSCLGLVRYVSNAWFEGVATSLIIPWTSLWFGYALTFVLCTIAALWPAISAGRTEPLTLLQAGRAAT; from the coding sequence ATGAGCTTAATTCTCCGCTTGTTTCTCGCGCATGCGCGCCAGCAAAAGGTTCGCTTGGCGTTGACGCTGACGGCGATGATCGCCGCGATCGGCGTCGTGCTGTGGGTCGTTTCCGCGTACGAAAAAATCGCCTCCAAGTTCGAAGATCAGACCGCCAATTTCGTCGGCGCCTACGAAGTCTTCGTCATTCCCACAGAACTAGACGATCAACTCTCGCCCGAATTGTTGACCGCCCTCGAAAACGATCGAATGATCGCTGCCGTCAACCCGGTCGCCCAGTTTCGGATGTCGATTCGCCGCGTTGGTCCGCCGCCGGAAGGCGCTGGCCCGCCGGGACGCGGCATGGGGCGGATGGGACCGACGATCGTTGGTACGAACTCGCTGGAACCGCGTTACGAACTGTCGGACGGTCGCTGGCTGAAGGAGGACGCTACGGACGAAGCGGTCATCAGCAGCGGCATCGCCAAGACGCTCACAGTTCGGCCGGGCGACTCGATTGAGATCGTCGACAAAGAGAAGCGGCCGTCCTCTTTCACCGTTGTTGGCGTCGTTGAGCAAGTGGATGACGTCGAGTTCGCGATGATGCGCACCAAAGGAGGCGCCCCCGGTGGCACGAATCGCGGCCCGGCTTCATTAGCGACCTATATTCCGATGAGCGCCGTTGAGCCGTTGACCGGATCGGCGCCTGCGATCAACCTGGCCGAGCTTCGCCTGGACGCCGCGCTGAAAATGGACAAGTTGGAGCAAAAAGTGGCCTCCGTCGCCGATAATGCCGAATTACTGCGGCCTGCCGATATCCAAGCGAAAATCGCCGGTGGGTTTGAGGCGGAAGGGGCTCGCAAGCAGGCGTACTTCGTCACGGCGCTGTCGATTCTCGCGTCCGCGTTCATCATCTTCACCACGCTCAGTATGGGCGTGAACGAACGTGCCCGGCAATTGGCGGTATTACGGGCCGTCGGTCTACGCCGCATGCAAGTGGCGTCGCTGGTCGTGACCGAAGCGCTGGCGCTGGCGCTGTTCGGCTGGCTGGGAGGATTGCTTGGCGGTTGGCTCCTACTCCAGGCGCTTGCCAGCGCGACGCCGCAGTTGTTTCCCGATGGCGTAGCGCTGGGGGGAGCAAGCGTCTTGCTGACTGGCTGCTGTTCGCTGTTTGGGGCGTTGTTAGCGTCGATCTTCCCGATCTGGAAAGCGACGCGCATCAGTCCGCTCGAAGCGATGGCGCCGCTGCAAGTCGCACCAGGCGGATTCCGCTCGTATGGCGCGATTGGCCTGGTGAGCCTACTCTTGATTGCGATCAATCCGCTGTTGGTTTATTTGCCAGGGCTACCCGAAACGCTGCGTTTCGCTTTGGTCCTCTTGGTAGGAGCGCCGGCGACGATTGTGGGATTCATCTTGCTCGCACCGCTGTTTGTATTGGTCGTCGAGAAAATATTTAGCCCGGTCGTAGCGACGGTGATGCGACTTCAGAACAACCTGGTGCAAACGCAATTGAGCGCCAATATGTGGCGTAGTGCGGGGATCGCCGCTTCGCTGATGCTGGGACTGGGGCTGTATACCGCAACGCAGGTATGGGGGTGGTCGATGCTCAGCGGATTCTTACCGGGGCGCTGGACGCCGGACGTAATCGTCAAGTTCGATCCGGGACTGCCGGTCGAAACGGTCGAAAAAGTGCGGCAGACCGAAGGGGTGTTGGCGGATCAATTTCTTTCGGTTGCCGTCGAACAAACGAAGCTGGTCGGCGATCCGCTGAAAAGTCGGGAAAAGGATTCCGCCGTTCGGCAGGACAACGTTTGCTTGATTGGGCTCGATGCCGCGGCAGGACTCGGCGGCGATTCCCCTCTCTTTCGGCTTGAGTTCGTTCAGGGGACCCGTGAAGAGGCGATTGCGAAGCTGCAGCAGGGGCGTTATTGCATTCTCCCCGACACGTTTCAGCGATTGGCTGGGCTGAACGTTGGAGACAAGGTGGGCTTCATTCCACCCAGCGATCCAGACAATCCCGTGGAATACGAGATCGCGGGGATCGCGGCGATGCCTGGCTCGAACTGGATTACGAAGACGACTGGCCTCCGGCGCAATTCCGTCCGGACGGCGGGCCTGGCGTTTGCTTCAGAGCGGCAAGTGCGCGACGATTTCAAGCTGCCGAATCGAGAGTTTTTCTGGCTGAATGTTGCGTCGGGAGTTACGGCCGAACAATTGCAGGAGCGACTGCAAACGTTGGTCGCTTCTTCGCGTGGCGGCGGCCGACCAAATGGTGAAACGGGACCAGGCCGCGAAGCCGCAGCAAGAGGCGAATCGACTCGTCAACCTCCAGTTGCGGCGGCCGCGGGGCCTCCGGCACGCGGACCCGGTAGAGGCCGTGGCAGAGGCGGACGCGACGGTCCCGTTCAGGTTTCGTCGATCAAGGATGTCCGCGACAGCATGCGATCGCGGGCCGGAGCGGCGATTAACGCCATGGGTTGGCTCCCGTTGATTACCTTAGTCGTCGTATCGCTCGGTATCGTCAATACGATCGCGGCGTCGGTCCGAGCTCGTCGCTGGGAGTTTGGCGTATTGCGGGCTGTTGGCCTGAAGCGATTTGGGTTGAGTCGGCTGGTGCTCTCCGAGGCGTTGTTGATTGGGGCCGTCGCCAGTTTGCTGAGCCTGGCGTTTGGCGTCGTCGTCGGCTGGAGTTGCTTGGGATTAGTGCGTTACGTGAGCAATGCCTGGTTTGAAGGAGTCGCCACATCGCTGATCATTCCTTGGACTTCGCTCTGGTTTGGCTACGCATTGACGTTCGTCCTCTGTACGATCGCCGCGCTCTGGCCGGCGATTAGCGCCGGCCGAACGGAGCCGCTGACGCTGTTGCAAGCCGGGCGGGCTGCGACGTAG
- a CDS encoding ribonuclease H family protein yields MNESTPLYLLFCESTEGPYGGSWRFVLECVDQQERLVASGEEAWRDRDRLALLSVVRGLEALPEPSRVTLLTPSRYVSRGFRYGLAVWRESGFRWERFGRLAPVRDADLWQRIAQAMQFHRVDCRPWRFEAADLDHEDDNKMPSESLHFGSRRNRRTIRIEEQELAAAAG; encoded by the coding sequence ATGAACGAATCAACTCCCCTTTACCTTTTGTTTTGCGAATCGACCGAAGGCCCTTATGGCGGCAGTTGGCGCTTCGTTTTGGAATGTGTTGACCAACAAGAACGCCTTGTCGCCTCCGGAGAAGAGGCTTGGCGCGATCGTGACCGTCTGGCGCTGCTATCGGTCGTTCGCGGCTTAGAGGCGTTGCCAGAGCCATCTCGCGTTACCTTGCTCACGCCGTCGCGCTACGTCAGCCGCGGTTTTCGCTATGGATTGGCGGTTTGGCGCGAATCAGGCTTCCGCTGGGAGCGTTTCGGTCGCCTGGCGCCGGTCCGCGACGCCGATCTATGGCAGCGCATCGCCCAAGCGATGCAGTTTCATCGGGTTGATTGCCGCCCTTGGCGATTTGAAGCGGCTGATCTCGACCACGAAGATGACAACAAAATGCCATCGGAGTCGTTGCATTTCGGTTCGCGACGCAATCGGCGCACGATTCGCATTGAAGAACAAGAACTAGCAGCCGCCGCGGGCTGA
- a CDS encoding DUF1559 domain-containing protein translates to MSSRRNAFTLVELLVVIAIIGVLIALLLPAVQQAREAARRMSCTNNLKQIGLALHNYASTYQEAFPNNGTPVSGGYPSDFSPIAKLLPYIEQANLSNLVDYGIYMGHPALVDLPSALQGPAGTVVQPFLCPSDPGDSTSDLTMQSGAVIKVAGSNYCMNVGSGQDGNYHPGNGTPNDGLCWVGSKIKFASVTDGTSNTIAFAESSKGPGGKVAAATPAQDERKYRGSLSAAIDATLANDAAAGNDISSSIGSWDGTRQAYWLRGSVPNGPTLNGWLPPNCKNPDVVYGSSKLTAARSFHPGGANAVYVDGSVHFVADTVDLALWRAAWTRSGNEVEVAR, encoded by the coding sequence ATGTCGTCTCGACGTAATGCGTTTACGCTAGTTGAGTTGTTGGTCGTTATCGCCATTATCGGCGTTTTGATCGCATTGTTGCTTCCCGCCGTACAACAGGCTCGCGAAGCGGCGCGGCGGATGTCGTGTACGAACAACCTGAAGCAAATTGGGTTGGCCCTGCACAACTATGCTTCGACGTATCAGGAAGCGTTTCCGAACAACGGCACGCCGGTCTCGGGCGGATATCCCAGCGACTTCTCGCCGATCGCGAAGCTGCTTCCCTACATCGAACAAGCGAATCTCTCCAATCTCGTCGACTACGGCATCTACATGGGGCATCCCGCGCTGGTTGATCTACCGTCCGCTTTGCAAGGTCCAGCCGGTACCGTGGTGCAGCCGTTTCTCTGTCCCAGCGATCCGGGCGATTCGACCTCGGATCTAACGATGCAGTCTGGCGCCGTGATTAAGGTCGCCGGCAGCAACTATTGCATGAACGTCGGTAGCGGTCAGGACGGAAACTACCATCCTGGCAACGGCACCCCGAACGACGGCCTTTGCTGGGTTGGCTCGAAGATCAAGTTTGCGTCGGTTACCGACGGCACGAGCAACACGATCGCGTTCGCCGAATCGTCGAAGGGCCCTGGCGGTAAGGTCGCGGCGGCGACTCCGGCTCAGGACGAGCGTAAGTACCGCGGTAGCTTGTCCGCAGCGATTGACGCGACCCTCGCTAATGACGCGGCCGCGGGTAACGACATCTCCTCTTCGATTGGATCGTGGGACGGAACGCGTCAAGCCTACTGGTTGCGCGGTTCGGTTCCGAATGGACCGACGCTCAATGGTTGGCTACCTCCCAATTGCAAGAACCCAGACGTCGTCTACGGTTCGTCGAAGTTGACGGCCGCACGCAGCTTTCACCCGGGTGGCGCCAACGCGGTCTACGTCGATGGCAGCGTCCACTTCGTCGCCGACACGGTCGATCTTGCCCTGTGGCGAGCCGCGTGGACGCGGAGCGGAAATGAGGTCGAGGTCGCTCGCTAA
- a CDS encoding PepSY-associated TM helix domain-containing protein, which yields MNDPFVSLETPARPQVSAESSASASKKSAASQLYQVVWRWHFYAGILTAPIFWIVTITGALYVFQTELTASRDQSLREVAVGEERISYERLRELAAAEVAPIELEGIMVSPDPSRSVAFVAPTEMHDPAREEERDHDHGREKHRHIYLDPYTGEVLGSKIAEDDFFAIVLSLHRSLMMGTTGRILSELATSWGLLLLATGVYLWWPRGKKNVGVWVPRVKGKLYAVLRDWHAVSGLYFVPLAVIVMGTGLFFAVVMGSAFNASVKAAGHWAPKWFGPAVSAPVAEGAEPASLDQVMSTLLSHSRGKDDLIPVRFVTNPKDAYKAFLIQDDDKNKLRMVSVDQYTAETIDVVDAADNPFLYRVRVWAVSIHMGKIFGMPTKILALVTSIALFLLSVTGVWMWWKRRPKGRTGFPRRPATGAMPAWGWLVILVAAILLPVAGISMLAVALIDLLWGKIDRMRGAA from the coding sequence ATGAACGACCCCTTCGTTTCACTGGAAACGCCCGCAAGGCCGCAAGTCTCCGCTGAATCATCGGCGTCAGCATCGAAGAAGTCAGCCGCGTCGCAGCTCTATCAGGTTGTCTGGCGGTGGCACTTTTATGCGGGAATTTTGACGGCGCCGATTTTTTGGATCGTCACAATTACGGGCGCGCTCTACGTCTTTCAAACCGAATTGACCGCTTCACGAGATCAGTCTCTGCGGGAGGTGGCGGTTGGCGAAGAGCGGATCAGTTACGAGCGTTTGCGCGAATTGGCTGCCGCCGAGGTTGCGCCCATCGAACTGGAAGGGATCATGGTTTCTCCCGACCCCAGTCGCTCCGTGGCGTTCGTTGCACCGACCGAGATGCATGATCCCGCCCGAGAGGAAGAGCGTGATCATGACCATGGCCGTGAAAAGCATCGGCACATTTATCTTGATCCGTACACTGGCGAAGTGCTGGGTTCGAAAATCGCCGAAGATGACTTTTTTGCGATTGTTCTCAGCCTGCATCGCTCGTTGATGATGGGAACCACTGGTCGCATCTTGTCCGAGTTGGCGACAAGTTGGGGGCTGCTGCTGCTGGCGACGGGAGTTTATCTCTGGTGGCCGCGTGGCAAGAAGAACGTCGGCGTTTGGGTGCCTCGCGTAAAGGGGAAACTGTACGCCGTCTTGCGCGATTGGCACGCAGTTTCCGGACTCTACTTTGTTCCGCTCGCTGTGATCGTGATGGGAACCGGACTCTTCTTTGCGGTCGTGATGGGCTCAGCGTTTAACGCTTCGGTGAAAGCGGCAGGGCACTGGGCGCCGAAGTGGTTTGGGCCTGCGGTTTCGGCGCCGGTTGCGGAAGGCGCTGAGCCTGCCTCGCTGGATCAAGTCATGTCGACGTTGCTTTCGCACAGCCGGGGAAAGGATGACCTGATCCCGGTGCGTTTTGTGACCAATCCCAAGGATGCCTACAAGGCGTTCTTGATTCAGGATGACGACAAGAACAAGCTCCGCATGGTGTCGGTGGATCAATACACAGCCGAGACGATTGACGTGGTAGATGCGGCCGACAATCCCTTCTTGTATCGCGTTCGGGTCTGGGCCGTTTCGATTCACATGGGGAAGATCTTCGGGATGCCGACGAAAATCTTGGCGCTGGTAACCTCGATCGCTCTCTTTCTCCTATCGGTGACCGGCGTCTGGATGTGGTGGAAGCGTCGTCCCAAAGGGAGAACTGGTTTTCCGCGTCGTCCCGCGACCGGGGCGATGCCAGCGTGGGGCTGGCTGGTGATCCTTGTCGCCGCCATCTTGTTGCCGGTCGCGGGGATCTCGATGCTGGCGGTTGCGTTGATCGACCTTCTTTGGGGAAAGATTGACCGAATGCGTGGCGCTGCGTAA
- a CDS encoding DUF1559 domain-containing protein translates to MASKRYGYTLVELLVVIAIIGVLIGLLLPAVQQAREAARRMQCTNNLKQIGIAFHNYADVQKGFPQARITGPATLPSGTAVGNAVHSGWPTAILPDIEQGNLNDLYDHNQPFFATDNAVAINTKVQMFICPSTPNGEREFPNGYGATGAPGDDYVRLQTIRNSQGDVANAGFDSNKATRLANFTDRLSNTVLPGEVAARPQLYYKREIQSGVQATQPGWSCWAGPQALRLYSYSPDGTQEQVDTSGSETFYTCVINCANKMGVYSFHSGGANVGLCDGSVRFLPETTDVDMVMAMHTRDGQEVIT, encoded by the coding sequence ATGGCAAGTAAGCGGTACGGTTATACTTTGGTCGAATTGCTGGTGGTAATCGCGATCATCGGAGTATTGATCGGGTTGCTCTTGCCCGCTGTCCAGCAAGCCCGCGAAGCGGCTCGGCGGATGCAATGTACGAACAATCTGAAACAGATCGGAATCGCGTTCCACAACTACGCCGACGTTCAGAAGGGTTTCCCCCAAGCCCGAATTACGGGGCCCGCGACGCTGCCAAGCGGAACCGCAGTTGGCAATGCCGTCCACTCGGGTTGGCCGACGGCGATCTTGCCCGATATCGAGCAGGGAAATCTCAACGATTTGTATGATCACAATCAACCCTTCTTTGCCACGGACAATGCCGTTGCGATCAACACGAAGGTCCAGATGTTCATCTGCCCGTCGACGCCTAATGGCGAACGTGAGTTTCCGAATGGGTATGGAGCGACTGGCGCTCCGGGGGACGATTACGTCCGCTTGCAAACGATCCGCAACTCGCAAGGCGATGTCGCCAACGCTGGCTTCGACTCGAACAAGGCGACCCGCTTGGCGAATTTCACCGATCGACTCTCCAACACGGTGCTGCCGGGGGAAGTGGCGGCGCGTCCGCAACTTTACTACAAGCGAGAGATTCAATCGGGCGTGCAAGCCACTCAGCCAGGTTGGTCTTGTTGGGCCGGACCGCAAGCGCTGCGGCTCTACAGCTACTCACCCGATGGAACGCAAGAGCAAGTCGACACGTCGGGTTCCGAAACCTTCTACACATGCGTCATCAACTGCGCCAACAAGATGGGCGTCTACAGCTTTCACTCTGGTGGCGCCAACGTGGGACTTTGCGACGGCAGCGTTCGATTCTTGCCAGAAACGACCGACGTCGACATGGTGATGGCGATGCATACGCGTGACGGACAAGAGGTAATCACTTGA
- a CDS encoding alpha/beta hydrolase codes for MTFALPAAAGDFVRGALAGSGVRLKLLDRERRDVRCLVDGQGPNFPFMFVVGDAGPYALQIVAEDGGKFALTVDAIIAAKDQVAPPTVLESPRLRQLQQKLSAGGTTDSFWKELEQEGTPLVETGEVVPPLASNEALVTFLYRGAKRNVRLFGAPSGDHDNLKRLGDSDVWYGSYRVPSAARIDYRLAPDVPELPGSEWERRRAILATAQRDPLNPLAFPADNIDVYAGSSVVELPDAPKAPWLKRRDDVPAGKTERHRFESKILGNTRDIYLYRSASYDPQATGNGLAVFFDGDVYLQEVGIDAILDNLLAAGEIRPTAAILISNPSPQSRSSELPCNPKFAQFIAEEVMPWAKEHGLQADRQHTVVAGASYGGLAAAYLGLQHPELFGSVYSQSGSFWWAPNALKAPPTKRPAEWLTREYVTAQVGDVNYFLEAGSFESNDRIGSILTTTKHLRDVLEAKGRSVQFREFPGGHGYFYWRYNLPQGLSDILRPNGDDGSSQK; via the coding sequence GTGACGTTTGCGCTTCCGGCCGCGGCGGGGGACTTTGTCCGTGGCGCCTTGGCCGGCTCGGGCGTACGGCTAAAGTTGTTGGATCGCGAAAGGCGGGACGTTCGCTGTCTGGTTGACGGCCAGGGACCGAATTTTCCGTTTATGTTCGTCGTTGGCGACGCCGGACCCTACGCGCTGCAAATTGTGGCGGAAGATGGCGGCAAGTTCGCGTTGACTGTCGACGCGATCATTGCGGCAAAAGATCAGGTGGCGCCGCCGACTGTTTTGGAGAGTCCACGCTTGCGACAGCTTCAGCAGAAGCTCTCCGCAGGTGGAACGACCGATTCGTTTTGGAAAGAGCTGGAGCAAGAGGGAACGCCGCTTGTGGAAACGGGTGAGGTGGTTCCTCCGCTGGCCAGCAATGAGGCGCTTGTGACGTTCCTCTACCGCGGGGCGAAGCGCAACGTGCGGTTGTTTGGCGCACCATCGGGGGATCACGACAACCTGAAACGCTTGGGCGACTCGGACGTTTGGTATGGCAGTTACCGCGTACCGTCCGCCGCGCGCATTGACTACCGACTGGCGCCGGATGTGCCTGAACTCCCAGGTTCCGAATGGGAGCGACGTCGCGCGATCCTGGCGACGGCGCAGCGTGATCCTCTCAATCCGCTGGCGTTTCCCGCGGACAATATCGACGTCTATGCCGGCAGCTCGGTGGTGGAACTGCCCGACGCACCGAAAGCCCCTTGGCTGAAGCGACGAGACGACGTGCCCGCTGGAAAGACCGAGCGTCATCGCTTCGAGAGCAAGATCCTAGGCAACACGCGCGACATCTATCTTTATCGCTCGGCCAGCTATGACCCGCAGGCAACGGGGAATGGACTGGCCGTATTCTTCGATGGCGACGTCTACCTGCAGGAAGTTGGGATCGACGCGATTCTCGACAATTTGCTTGCCGCTGGCGAGATTCGCCCGACGGCGGCAATCTTGATCAGTAACCCATCGCCCCAAAGTCGATCGAGTGAGTTGCCCTGCAATCCAAAATTCGCGCAGTTCATCGCGGAAGAAGTGATGCCGTGGGCGAAAGAGCATGGTTTGCAGGCGGATCGCCAACACACAGTTGTCGCCGGAGCCAGCTATGGCGGGTTGGCCGCCGCCTATCTTGGACTGCAACATCCAGAGTTGTTCGGCAGTGTCTACAGTCAATCAGGTTCGTTCTGGTGGGCGCCGAACGCGTTGAAAGCTCCCCCGACAAAGCGACCTGCCGAGTGGCTGACGCGAGAGTATGTGACCGCTCAGGTTGGCGACGTGAACTACTTTCTCGAGGCAGGCTCGTTTGAGTCGAACGATCGGATCGGCAGCATTTTGACGACCACCAAACACTTGCGCGACGTGTTGGAGGCCAAGGGGCGTTCCGTCCAGTTTCGAGAGTTCCCAGGCGGTCACGGCTACTTCTACTGGCGCTACAATCTCCCCCAGGGATTGAGCGACATCCTTCGTCCTAATGGCGACGACGGGTCATCCCAGAAGTAA
- a CDS encoding ABC transporter ATP-binding protein, protein MSESTTAAEPSLSNVPLRTSQLVKTFRQGTSSVTALNGVTLEVPQGEFTAIMGASGSGKSTLLHVMGGLTRPDSGEVFVEGERLSSLPDAKLTDFRRRRIGLVFQQFNLIPALTAIENVMLPLMAGGASASGKTRDQAVALLDRLGLGQRLAHRPDAMSGGEQQRVAIARALITDPAIVMADEPTGSLDSANGRAICELLKELNEKEGRTIVVVTHEPAVAAWAGRVVIMKDGAIGAEWLAEGTQDPHELAARYQDIVSGSSLANAT, encoded by the coding sequence ATGTCGGAAAGTACTACAGCAGCGGAACCAAGCTTGAGCAACGTGCCGCTCCGCACGTCCCAGCTCGTTAAGACGTTTCGCCAGGGGACTAGCAGCGTCACTGCTTTGAATGGGGTGACGCTCGAAGTTCCGCAAGGAGAGTTCACCGCGATTATGGGCGCCAGCGGCTCGGGCAAGAGTACGCTGTTGCACGTGATGGGCGGATTGACTCGCCCCGATTCGGGAGAGGTCTTCGTGGAAGGGGAGCGACTTTCGTCCCTGCCCGACGCCAAGTTAACCGATTTTCGCCGCCGCCGAATTGGACTCGTCTTCCAGCAGTTCAATCTAATCCCAGCGTTGACTGCGATTGAGAATGTGATGTTGCCGCTCATGGCTGGCGGCGCCTCGGCCAGCGGTAAGACGCGAGATCAAGCGGTTGCTCTCTTAGATCGCCTCGGACTGGGGCAGCGGTTGGCGCATCGTCCCGATGCGATGAGCGGTGGCGAACAACAGCGCGTCGCGATCGCTCGAGCCTTGATCACCGATCCGGCGATCGTCATGGCGGACGAACCGACCGGAAGTCTCGACTCGGCCAACGGCCGCGCGATATGCGAGTTGCTGAAGGAACTGAACGAGAAAGAAGGTCGGACAATCGTCGTCGTTACGCATGAGCCTGCCGTCGCCGCTTGGGCGGGGCGGGTCGTGATCATGAAGGATGGTGCGATTGGCGCCGAATGGTTGGCCGAGGGGACGCAAGACCCGCATGAGTTGGCCGCCCGCTATCAAGATATTGTCTCCGGTTCTTCCCTGGCGAACGCAACATGA